From the Patescibacteria group bacterium genome, one window contains:
- a CDS encoding ribosome-binding factor A yields MGTKQEKLGGLLKGLAAQFLQIESAGTSMITVTDCRVSDNMRRALILITVLPEKGEEPALNFVKRKRSDFKNYVKSKTRMQFIPFFDFAIDKGEKNRQHIDELLKM; encoded by the coding sequence ATGGGAACGAAACAAGAAAAACTAGGTGGACTTTTAAAAGGACTCGCGGCGCAGTTCCTGCAAATAGAGTCTGCCGGAACTTCAATGATCACCGTGACTGACTGCCGGGTGTCGGACAATATGCGCCGCGCGCTCATCCTCATAACCGTACTGCCTGAAAAAGGAGAAGAGCCGGCACTGAACTTCGTTAAAAGAAAGAGATCGGATTTCAAAAATTATGTAAAATCAAAGACGCGGATGCAATTTATTCCATTCTTTGATTTTGCGATAGACAAAGGAGAGAAAAATAGGCAACACATTGATGAGTTGTTAAAAATGTAG